From Vigna angularis cultivar LongXiaoDou No.4 chromosome 11, ASM1680809v1, whole genome shotgun sequence:
TCTTTATTTTGCTTACGTTCTTTAGCATGATATTGACAGCCCTGGCCACCATGTTTAGCTTTTGAATAATCTTTTCCCATTGCATTAACTTTTAGAATTGCCTTTTGAGCTCGTCCTTCTCAATTTCTTCCATCAAATTTCAGAATTCACTTTTGAATTCAACTTTTCCATTTTCTGAAAGGGAAAATATTATGACATTTTCAAAGAGAATCTTATTTTCGTCGAGTGTCCTATTATGCAAGAAATAAGTGTTACCATTTCAGAAAACGTGCTAAATTTAGACTGTTTAAAACAGCActaaaaactatattaaataccgtaaaaaatcacttttcttCATCGCGTAGTTTTCGAAGATTTGGAATTTGAATTCTTTCAATTTAAAGGGTTGCCAAAAGCAGTTTCAAACTGCAATTTCCTTCTTTTAATAAACCCTACATTCCAATGGAGTTTTATAACCACGCTTCTATCATAAACTAACTATAATTGCAAAGCGTGGTCCATAAAATAACGTTCCTGAAGGCaacacaaaatatattttcaatattttttcatcaaatatcttgaaagaaaataataattgacagcatcaagcaaataataattaattctacatACCCACTATCacatatatcatattaaaaaaatattacatagcttttatttaaataaaaatttaagtatgGTTCCTTAATAGTTATTTATGATAATTTCTTTACTCATCCGCCcgcataaatttaaatacttaacattgatgatgattttgaaaCGGAGCTCAAATTATGAAAAgcgaatttatttatttattttgcttgGCTACCAGATATATGatttaaacattatatattaatactaatattttaactattgatttttattttagttttttaaaaataaatcacatatgggaattttggtttaatttatacaattcaATCCAACCTTTGAAGAATAAAACCAAATAACTGAGCAAGAACAAAGCGAGACAAGCATTTTGCGTAGGAGTATTCTTCTTTTACGTGAGATATAAACAGATACTACTACTTATAACTATCTATGTTAACTTTATATACCAATACGTTGacttaagtaaaattaaatttgaattacttaAAGAAAATCTCATATTCAAATatctagaaaaaaattattggaaAAAAACACCATAATAAATGAAGTTTTTAAAGCAGGGATTAGTCATCattcaaattaaacaaaaatctTATCTGTTCAAAcactattaattattaataaagcAAAACAAAACTTTCAAGTAAAAGAACTAAAATTCAAAACGTAGCCATAACTTAAATATATCTTACTCCAAAGAATCCAAGGCgatactttaattaaaattactgtatcttttttttttttttttctgaagttCTTTTATACGGACAAATCAGTAAAAGAAAGCTAAACTTTTATGAATGTCATGGAACATCCATGTTTTCTAACACCCAACTAAACATAAACATTTACAAGAgtattaaattcaaaatatttatttagttaaaaggaaaatatattacatgtttagattagattttatccTGCTAAGGTTGTGAGAATATAATACATgtccaaaaaaatatttacttttaataaaaacataaatacaaaAGTAACATACTTTCCTTTATTTAcatcattattatttaaagtCTCACTTATTAACTAGTTGaacttttttaataagattgaatatattttttgtctcttaatattaaatgaatattaaaattattttttttaaaattttgaactaatttaatttttcatctttaaaattctataaatttaatttttttaatcaaattttattaaatttatttaaaattttatatatatttcttaattaatattgaaaaaggaTGTATCAatgtaaacaatttaaatacgtttgaaatgttaaataaacgtgataaaatttagttaaattcattaaatttacattttctttaaatggaaggattaatttttttaaaatgaaaagattaaattggtcaaagtttaaaatagaaattattttcattttcattttaatattaaatttttttaatgtgtttagTAGACTGTGTATCTGAAAAAgtatcaaacaaaatataatttctttctaataGCACAGACATAATTTAAGATTGTTGGATGCAAGTGTGGCATTCATCCAGAGCAAGATCAAAGCTATTTATGCAGCTCCAACCATGTTCTTGCTTCACTCAATCTAATTCATCTCACTAGTTACACCTTTTTTCTGTGTTCTACTTTTTCTCTTCCAATGTCTGTTATCCTCTCACAACCTTTTTCCCCAAATCACCCTGCATTTCAATAGCCGTTAATCACTTTTCATTTCGTTAcccatcaaaattttcaaaaccaaATAACCAAAGCCATGCAACAACATTCTACACTGctttctttccaccaccactgCTACTATAACATTGTTGCAACTTGAAACTCAAAACTCTTGCCAATTTGTTCTGAAAAAAATCAAATGGGTTGCTGCTTCAGCACCCCTAACTCCAACCAACCCCAAAATGAACCTCAACACCCACAACCCCACCGTGGATCCCTTCAACAAAACTGCAGAACCAGAATCCCACAACCCCTTGAAGAGGAATATGTGAAAGAGGTTCTTTCTGAAACACCCATCTCCAAACTACAACAAATTCCAACTTTTAAGCCACAGATGAAGACCCAATTGCCCGTTATGCAGCCCCCAGAAGTGCCCGTAAAAAAAGCGTTGGAACCTGAGGAAGTCTCTCTTGTGTCGGAAACATGCAGCAACGGTGAGAGtttctccaccaccaccaccgccACCACCACGGTCACGGAAATCCGAGAAGATGAAGCCACGAGCAAGAGAAGCAACGCAACTCGGAACCGGAAGCGTTCCTACGCCGTGGACGGCAATAGAATCAGCTCCAGGGAGCGGAGGCAGAAATCTCCGGCGAGAAAGCCAGAAATTCCGGTGAGGTCACGGCCGGTTCCCCGGAGAGATTCTGATCAGGTACGCCGTCTTTCCGGCGGGGGTTCCATCCGACGGTCGAGTTCACCAACGCGTGGAGGCCGGAGTAATATCCGACCGCCGATGCGACAGGTTCCGGCGACTAAAGATGCCGTGCAGAGAAACGAAGGCGTTTCGGTGAAGGAGTCATTAGAGAATCCACATGTGTCATTGGAGTGCTTTATTTTTCTGTAGGTTCAGCAAGCAAGTTTCTCTGTTAGTTGTTTCAAGAGTTTTTGGTTTGGTGGAAGCAATTTTGAGTCACATCACATGACATGTTTTGCATTTTAGTAGCAGTTTCAAGTTCATTCCTTTCCATGTTTATCGGACATGACAAAATTGCTTCTGTAAATACCTGCAACTCCATATAGATGTTTTCCTTTTTTGTGTTCTAGCCTTATATTTCTGGTTAATTTGTATGGAATCTGCAGCAATAATATGTAATGTTTTGTTCTAATTCTATACACTCTTGAAAATCTTTCTGcagaatgtttttttatataatgaataACTAAAGCAAATGCTAAAAGTATATTATGTATAAAACTAAACTGTTAATTGCATGGACTTGATTAATCGTGGAACTAATTTAACTTGATGAAAAAACTGTGATAATTGTACGGATGTTACAGTATATCTTGTTTAATTACATGATTTTGAAcaaaaagcaaagaaaatatgtaaaagtATTAGGATTGAAATATGATTGATGAACTTATGGGATCTAAGTCGATTACTGGAAAAGAATTGACAGCACACTGTGCTTAGTCAGAGAAGATTAAACTATGTTAATCTGTTGAGATTGTATGGATATATGTTATAATGTACGATAGTAATTCATGAGTTTAATGCAGTGAGCCAAGAATGATCATGGAAATTGAACATCCTCTTTGATTACTTTATGGGGGAGGGAGAAGAAGACAGAGACAGAGACAGACACAGAGGCTTCTTTTGTTTATGTGGtttgtcttgttttgttttcttttttctattgtGTTCAAGCAAGCGTGTACTCTCATTTCAAGCGTGCGAAAAAGTGCAGTGGACC
This genomic window contains:
- the LOC108333532 gene encoding uncharacterized protein LOC108333532, with the protein product MGCCFSTPNSNQPQNEPQHPQPHRGSLQQNCRTRIPQPLEEEYVKEVLSETPISKLQQIPTFKPQMKTQLPVMQPPEVPVKKALEPEEVSLVSETCSNGESFSTTTTATTTVTEIREDEATSKRSNATRNRKRSYAVDGNRISSRERRQKSPARKPEIPVRSRPVPRRDSDQVRRLSGGGSIRRSSSPTRGGRSNIRPPMRQVPATKDAVQRNEGVSVKESLENPHVSLECFIFL